In Lacibacter sp. H375, one DNA window encodes the following:
- a CDS encoding alpha/beta fold hydrolase: MILGIILLLWLVMAQSCMKMRMSDSKAKLQFEEAGVQLQTPVKTINGFPLHYAQTGSDTLPTLLFVHGTPGSWDAFAAYLRNKELLQHYRIISIDRPGFGYSDFGNAMNLTEQTTIISAWMDSVYNNKPFIIIGHSLGGPMTIKLAAARPQYTKALVILAGSQDPAAEKPEKWRPVLFKTPLNYLVPGAMRPSNEELWYLKKDLVEMKPEYEKITCPVYILHGTKDILVPYSNVAYTQQMLTKTDSVFVTTFEKENHFIVWTREKEIVELLMKLK, translated from the coding sequence ATGATTCTCGGAATTATTTTATTGCTATGGCTTGTTATGGCGCAAAGCTGTATGAAAATGCGCATGAGCGATAGTAAAGCCAAATTACAATTTGAAGAAGCTGGCGTGCAACTGCAAACACCTGTTAAGACGATCAATGGCTTTCCGCTGCATTACGCACAAACTGGTAGCGATACATTACCTACGTTGTTATTTGTACATGGCACACCCGGGAGTTGGGATGCATTTGCTGCTTACCTGCGCAACAAAGAATTATTACAGCATTACAGAATTATTTCCATTGACCGTCCGGGTTTTGGTTACAGCGATTTTGGTAATGCCATGAATTTAACTGAACAAACAACTATCATCAGTGCATGGATGGATTCTGTTTATAACAACAAACCATTTATCATCATTGGCCATAGTTTGGGCGGACCAATGACCATTAAACTTGCCGCAGCACGACCACAATACACAAAAGCGTTGGTGATACTCGCAGGTTCACAAGATCCTGCTGCAGAAAAGCCGGAGAAGTGGCGACCCGTTTTATTTAAAACACCGTTGAATTATTTGGTACCCGGTGCCATGCGGCCAAGTAATGAAGAGTTATGGTATTTGAAAAAAGATTTAGTGGAGATGAAACCAGAGTATGAAAAGATCACCTGTCCTGTTTATATCTTACACGGAACAAAAGACATCCTTGTTCCATACAGCAATGTGGCTTACACCCAACAGATGCTCACGAAAACAGATTCGGTGTTTGTTACCACATTCGAAAAAGAAAATCATTTTATTGTTTGGACGAGAGAGAAAGAAATTGTGGAGTTGTTGATGAAGTTAAAGTGA